Within the Bacillus sp. FSL K6-3431 genome, the region AATTGAACCCTTAGACATTTAAAACATTTTCTGGCTGAGTGGTTCCTGGATTGTACTAGAAGATATTAACATAATGAAAAACATTCATTTTTATTATTTCATGATAATGATGAAAATATGTAAATTTATTTTAATAATTGAATCACATGACAGAAGGCCAGGCGTTAAAAAAACAACGAAGTTAAAACCTTTTCATAAATATTACAATAGAGTTAATTAAATTATTTTTAAATTTTCAACGTTGTTTAAGATAATAAAAAAACAGGCAGGAGAAAGTTCATTCTCTTGTCTGTTTTTTCTGTGTTAGCATTTTATTGCTCTCATTATGTATTCGAAGGATTAGCTTATGAGTTCTAGTGCTGTATCGATTGCAGTTTTTAATTCATCTGCAGCTAGTTCTGTGGGATATTGATATTCTTTATTATTAATAAAAACAGTTGGTACCATTTTTACACTTCTACGGATGGCCTCTGCAGTTACGTTCAAGCTAATTTCAGTATTTTGCGGTTCCTCTTTTAATTGATATTTTTCTAATAATAGATTTTTGATTTCTTGATTGTTCAAATGATCCCATTGTTCTTGTGTTTCAAATAATTCCTTCAAAATTTCTTTTACGCGTGAAGGCTTCTCATAATCTAGGAAAAGGTTTATTAACGTTCCATTTAACAGCATCTCTCTTGGTTTGTCATAATGCTTTACTATGAATTCAACTTGCCCGTTATCTAAGTACTCATTTAAAATATCTTCTGCAATACCATAAAATGTAGCGCAATAAGGGCATGTTAAATTCAAAAATACTTCAACCTTTACAGGCGCATTTTTCTGACCAAAACTCAAATGTGTATTCTCAATCTGATTTGTCATTTATCTCACTCGCATTCCATAAAAAATTATTATCATAGCAAATCATAACAATTCATACCCGAATTGTCAAGATTGCGATTACCGCATAATCTTCCATTTTGTTCTCCATTTCGGATCCGTTTTCAGCAAGGAAATTGATTGTTTGAAGCGATGACTCTACCCTGTTATGGGTTTTGCTGGTTCTAATGAATTAAGAAGTTTATAAAGGTATACCTTTAAGGGAAGAACCTCAAGATATAAAATTGATAACAGTATAATAATGTTCAGAGGATGTGGAAAGCAAAATGGATATGCTATATTGGTATGTAAAATAAATTTATGATGGAGGTACTATATGGAATATAAAGGTGCTTCAGTTTATGATGATAATGCATTCTTTGAAAACTATTTATCAAGAAGACATAGGGAAGAAAGTCCAAACAATATTATTGAGAAACCTGTATTGACCAAACTAATTGGTGATGTTATAGGAGAAAAGATATTAGATTTAGGTTGTGGGGACGCCGAATTCGGCTTAGAACTAATTGAGAAGGGATGTACCTTTTATGAAGGCGTGGAAGGCTCGGTTAATATGGTTAATAGAGCAATAAACGTCTTAGATGGTACCCATAGTAAAATCCACCACTCGTCAATGGAAGTTTGGGATTTTCCAAAAGTAAAATATGATAAGGTTGTTTCTCGACTAGCGCTACACTATTTAGAAACATTAGAACTTGTGTTTAAACAGGTATATAACTCTTTAAAAGTAAATGGGCAATTTATTTTTAGCGTCCAACACCCTATTTTAACTTCTTCAGTAAAAAGCGCATCCAATTCCTCCTCACGAACAAATTGGAATGTTGACGATTACTTTCATACAGGCAAACGTGTAGAACCATGGATTGAAAAAGAAGTCGTTAAATATCATCGAACAGTAGAAGATTACTTTCAAGCTTTAAAAGGTGCGGGCTTTAAAATAGATGACATAAAGGAATGCCATCCTCGAATAGAAAATTTTAAAAGTGAAAAAGAGTACTTGAGACGTATGAGAATCCCATTATTTTTATTATTTTCGTGTACTAAATAAACCGGAATACGAGGAAAAATAGCTATAAAAGGCTGTAAATAAAAGGTTTTTACAGCCATTTATAGAAAAGAATTAGGTAAAGTGAGTCTCCAAAAAGAAGATAAATAGGTATAGCCGTTTTTACCGACTCAGTAAAGTTAGTTATTTGGGAGGAAGGGATCTAATGTCTTCAAAATATAAAATATTAATAAACAAACCTATTTCTAAACAGGAAGTACCTGAATTAAGAGAGCTTATCGGATGGGAGAGGCGTGATAATGATTTTCCATCATTATTTGAGCGTTGTAATTTTTGGGCTGGAGTGAGGAACGAAGGCAATAAACTTATCGCTTTTGGTTATGTTGCTGGGATGGGATTACAGCATGGGTATATGGAAGATATATTAGTACATCCTTATTATCAAGGGCAAGGCATTGGAGTGGAATTAGTACAAGAATTATTAGGAGAATCTGAACGATTCGGATTAGAAATAGTAACGTTAACCTATAATTCAAAGCATTCGAACTTCTATCAAACATGTGGTTTTACCTCTTGTTCTGGCGGTTTATGGAGGAAAGACTTATAGGCCTATCGTTCTTCCATTATACATTTTATAAGCAATATTGTTGGTTAGAAAAAGGAACCATTAAATGGCCTGGAAAAGACGACATGAATCCCTTTCAAATCAACCATCGCCAATTAAACTGGCTTTAGGACGGGCTCTCACTTGAAAAGAGAAAAGCGCATTCAGTAGTCGATGCGAAAAATATCGTATAAGAAAAAGGGATTCGCCAGTATTTGTCGAATTCTTTTTGGATGGGAAAACTAGAGATGAATCCAAAAAAGCTGAAGGCTAAACTAAAATGACTCGAAGGACAATTCTGTTTGAGCAAACAGCGCAAATTTGGCCCTTCTAGTCTAAAAAACAAATCACGATCATCAACTTGCAACTCGCTCTTTTCAATCCATTTTGATCTGTAAACGAGCATGCTTTAGAAGAACTACTCCGAAGACCATCAACAAACCCAAGGGTTGTCGTTTCTAAATCAACCTGAATAAGGAAGTGGATTTAACGGAACAATATTAAAGCTTCTACAAATTATTTACTTAATAAAAAAGACTTAATGATTTTTAGGAGGATAATATGGAACTATCTTTATTAATAGAATATGGCTGGGTTTTAATTATTTTGATTCTTTTAGAGGGTTTATTATCTGCTGATAATGCTTTAGTTTTGGCTATAATTGCAAAGCATTTACCTGAAGAACAGCAAAAAAAAGCGATTAATATTGGTCTGATTTTAGCTTTTATATTTAGAATTGGTGCAATTTTTATTATTTCGTACCTTTTTCATGTTTGGCAAGTTCAAGCGATTGGGGCTGCATATTTAATTTTCATCGCTTTAAAACATTTACTTAAAAAGGACCACGGGGAAAAAGAGAAAAAAGGGAATAGCTATCGTATGACTGTTGCCCAAATTGCATTAGCAGATATCGCATTCGCTGTTGATTCTATTTTAGCAGCAGTAGCTCTAGTTATTGATTTGCCTGATACTCCTATGGGTGATATTGGTGGTATGGATGGCGCTAAATTTATTGTTATTGTAATAGGCGCAATTGCAGGTTTAATTGTTATTCGATTTGCAGCAGGTCTCTTTGTTAGGTTATTGACAAAACGCCCTAGTCTTGAAAAAGCCGCAATGTTATTAGTTGGTTGGGTTGGTGTTAAGTTATTAATGCATACTCTGGCTCATCCTTCAGTGGACATTATTTCTCATGATTTTGTCGAAGGAGTAATTTGGAAGTCCATCTTTTGGTCAGTTATGGTTCTTATTGCTTTAGGTGGTTGGTTTCTATCTAAAGAAAAAGCATAAGAAACTAATGAAGATAAATAACTTGAAAAAATCCCTACTATATTTTAGTCCTTATAATAATTTGGAGATTTATTCAAAAGTTGCTCTATTAACAAAAAATGTATTTCCTCAGTAAGCGTAAAATAGAGCCTATCTATTTTGCGCTTTTAACGTGGAGCGATTTATGGTTCATTTATTTTATTAACGTATGTACATTCATCTGATATAGCATCGCGCTATTGCTAAAAGGCGATCATTCCAAGTATTTCTACAATCGTGGAGACGCTTTTTTATAACTTGAGTAGGAAATCATACGTGAAATATCTTTATTGATATCTGCGGAATAATAAATGTAATAAAGGGTTACCTCATATAAGTATCGATTTCATTAGCAAACACTAAAAGATAGTGGGAGGATATTAATGGTACTGGCTAATCGTACAGTGGTAAATTGATATTTGTTATAAACATGGGATTGAAAACGGAATGCCTTGGATGGTGACTTGTTTTTAGAT harbors:
- a CDS encoding GNAT family N-acetyltransferase, whose translation is MSSKYKILINKPISKQEVPELRELIGWERRDNDFPSLFERCNFWAGVRNEGNKLIAFGYVAGMGLQHGYMEDILVHPYYQGQGIGVELVQELLGESERFGLEIVTLTYNSKHSNFYQTCGFTSCSGGLWRKDL
- a CDS encoding TerC family protein encodes the protein MELSLLIEYGWVLIILILLEGLLSADNALVLAIIAKHLPEEQQKKAINIGLILAFIFRIGAIFIISYLFHVWQVQAIGAAYLIFIALKHLLKKDHGEKEKKGNSYRMTVAQIALADIAFAVDSILAAVALVIDLPDTPMGDIGGMDGAKFIVIVIGAIAGLIVIRFAAGLFVRLLTKRPSLEKAAMLLVGWVGVKLLMHTLAHPSVDIISHDFVEGVIWKSIFWSVMVLIALGGWFLSKEKA
- a CDS encoding thioredoxin domain-containing protein, whose amino-acid sequence is MTNQIENTHLSFGQKNAPVKVEVFLNLTCPYCATFYGIAEDILNEYLDNGQVEFIVKHYDKPREMLLNGTLINLFLDYEKPSRVKEILKELFETQEQWDHLNNQEIKNLLLEKYQLKEEPQNTEISLNVTAEAIRRSVKMVPTVFINNKEYQYPTELAADELKTAIDTALELIS
- a CDS encoding class I SAM-dependent DNA methyltransferase gives rise to the protein MEYKGASVYDDNAFFENYLSRRHREESPNNIIEKPVLTKLIGDVIGEKILDLGCGDAEFGLELIEKGCTFYEGVEGSVNMVNRAINVLDGTHSKIHHSSMEVWDFPKVKYDKVVSRLALHYLETLELVFKQVYNSLKVNGQFIFSVQHPILTSSVKSASNSSSRTNWNVDDYFHTGKRVEPWIEKEVVKYHRTVEDYFQALKGAGFKIDDIKECHPRIENFKSEKEYLRRMRIPLFLLFSCTK